The sequence CATTTGGCGAGGGCTGGAACGGTGGTCGCCCCCTGATCCATTCCGACTCCTCCCGCCCACGCCGCCACCGGGCTCCCCGCGAAGTCGAGGACTTCGTGGGGTGGTCCAGAGGGAGCCTCGCTGCGCTCGTTCGCGCTTCGTCGAGCCAGCACTCATGCCGGAATAGTGTGTAGGAGCGGCTTCAGCCGCGAATGGCAGGCGGGGACATGCAACGCTCCGCCAGGCTACGAGGCGGCCGCCCTGGCCTGCGGCCCCAGCCGCCGCCGCCAGAACGGCGCATCGGGCCAGCGCCGCTCGCGGCCGTAGTAGTCGGCGTAGGCGGCCTGGTAGTCGGCGAATTCGACTTCGAGCACGGTACGGTAACGCTGCAGACCCTGGCCGTCGTTGCGCAGCAGCCGGTCGGCGATCGCGTAGGCGGCGAAGATGCCGCCGCGCAGCGCCTTGGAGATGCCCTGCGACGACAGCGGGTCGAAGCTGATCGCGGCGTCGCCGACCGCCAGCCAGTCGTCGCCGCATACCTGCGCGGCACGCGCCGTGCCGGCCGGGCGCACCCAGATGCCGGCCGGCGGGGCCAGCCAGCCGGCGCCGGCATCCTTGCCCATGGCCGGGCCGATCCAGTCGGTGGCGGCCAGCGCGTCGAGCCAGTTCTCCACCTTCTGCAAGCCGGCCTGGCGGCCCAGGTCGGCGTCGGTCTGATAACCGACCACGCGCCGGCCGCCCGGCAGCGGCGCGGTATACCACCAGCCGTCGGGCCGCGCCTCGATCAGCGTGCGCGGATCGCCGTCGCGGCCGTTGGGCAGGTAGGCGATGTACGCCGCCAGTTTGTCGGCACGCTGCCGCTCGAGGCCGAGCAGGCGCGCCAGCACCGCCTGGCGGCCGCTGGCGTCGACCACGAAGCGCGCCGCGATGCGCGTGTCGTCGTCCAGCGTCGCCAGCCAGCCGCCCGGCGCACGCTCGATGGCGCGCAGCCGCTGGCCGGCCAGCAGCTCGCCGCCGGCGGCGGCGGTGCGTGCCTGCAGCAGCGCGTCGAAGCGCGCGCGATCCAGGTGCCAGCCGTGGCCGCGCGCCGAGTGGATGAAATGGTTCTCGACCACCTCGCGCCGGCCCCAGGCCGCGGCCGAGGCATGGGCCGGCAGGAAGGCGGCGTTGACGAAGTCGGGCCACAGGCCGAGATGGCCGAGCAGCGGCCGCGCCAGCGCCGGCAGCACTTCGCCGACCGCCTGCGGCACCATGCCGCCGCCGAGCAGCACGACCCGCAGCGCCGGCGCATGGGCGCGCAGCGACAGCGCAGTGGCGCAGCCGGCCGGGCCGGCGCCGAGGATCAGGACGTCGCAATCGAGCTTGGGCATGGATGATGGGATTCGAGCGGGCACAGGAGGTTCGGGCTGCCGGTCGGTAGGTCGGGCTTCATGCCCGACTGCGAGCTTGATCGACGGCGACTTTCTTGATCGACGGCGATTCAGGCCGATGGCGCTGTCGGGCGCAAAGCCCGACCTACGTCTGCGGATGCCCGTAGGAGCGGCTTCAGCCGCGAATGGTCGGCGTGGATACGAACAGCCGATTCGCGGCTGAAGCCACGCCTACAGACCGCTCCTACGGGGCGTGCAGGCCGTTCAGTCCACCTTCACGGCGTAGAACGACGCCACCACGCCGGCCGGCGACACGCCGCCGCCCGAGGCCGGGTGCGGGATGGTGCGCACCACCGAGCCGACGATGGCCGGGCGCTGCAGCGTGGCGGTGCTGTTGGGCCATACCGGCACCAGCCAGCCGATGTAGTCGTAGATCCACTCGGCGCCGCCGACCAGGCCCTTGCCCTGGAAGCGCACCTGGGCCGGCGAGCCGTAGCCGCGCGAGCCGTGCAGCGCCAGCGACCAGCCGGGGCCGCCGATGGTGCCGGTCAGGAGCTCGGGTGGGCCGTCCTCGATCACGATGGTGCCCTCGCCGAACTCGAGGTCGTTGAAGGCCTTGCTGCCGTCGGGGTCGTTGAGCAGGCTGCGGTAGGTCCAGCTGCCGACGAAGGGATTGCGGTCGTGGTGGCTCATGGGGCTTCCTTTCCGTTGCGTTCTACGCTGATGTACTTGAGGTCGGGGGAGGGCTGGTCGAGTTGGTCGGCCGGCAGGT is a genomic window of Chitinimonas koreensis containing:
- a CDS encoding tryptophan 7-halogenase; the protein is MPKLDCDVLILGAGPAGCATALSLRAHAPALRVVLLGGGMVPQAVGEVLPALARPLLGHLGLWPDFVNAAFLPAHASAAAWGRREVVENHFIHSARGHGWHLDRARFDALLQARTAAAGGELLAGQRLRAIERAPGGWLATLDDDTRIAARFVVDASGRQAVLARLLGLERQRADKLAAYIAYLPNGRDGDPRTLIEARPDGWWYTAPLPGGRRVVGYQTDADLGRQAGLQKVENWLDALAATDWIGPAMGKDAGAGWLAPPAGIWVRPAGTARAAQVCGDDWLAVGDAAISFDPLSSQGISKALRGGIFAAYAIADRLLRNDGQGLQRYRTVLEVEFADYQAAYADYYGRERRWPDAPFWRRRLGPQARAAAS